TTAGCAAAATTTTATGATTGTAACGATGTAGTTAACTTGTTGTAGTATAATTAAGTAGTGTGGTTTTACAGTGCCTTCCTAACAGATTGTATAAACCTGTTAGGATGTAAGAGGGAAGGATTTCCTTGTGAATTTATTTTTGAAGCTCCAATTCTTCAATGATTTGTTTTTTCATTGTTGTATGGATGTAATCTTTAGTTTCGGCATAAGATATTTTATACTTACGCGGCATATCTTGTAGGTGGGTAGGGAATGTAGCTAGTAACTTATCGTAATATATATCCAATTGATTTTCGTCGGGCATTTCAAATTTCAATCGTATTTGGAATCTCCTTAACAATGCTGTGTCTATGATGTTATAGTGATTTGTTGCACATATAAGTAGGCTATCATCTGGAAAATAATCAATTAGTTGAATAATTGTATTTACTAGTCTGCGCATTTCGCCTACATCTTTATCATCGCTTTCACGACTTTTTCCAATTTGGTCAAATTCATCCAAAAATAAAACCGCTTTTTCTCTACTCGCTTTATCAAATAGTGCCTTAATGTTTTTAGAAGTTTCACCTATTCGCGCATTAATTAATGTGCTAAGATTAATTATTATAATATTCTTATTTAGTGCAGTTGCAATTGCTTTTGCAGTGGTTGTTTTCCCACAACCCGAATGCCCATGCAAGAATATCTTATTATCTACTTTAAGATTGTATTTCTTTAATTCGTCAAGATATTGATGTTCTTTTATTGTTTGTGATAAGGCAGCTCTATTTTCTTCACTGAAAAGTAAATCGCTCAAGGCTATTTTTTCGGTATCGTTTACGGTAAGTTCGTATAGATTCATCTCATATTAATTTGTTGCAAAATTATGGTTTATTCTGCAATATTTTCATTCCAGATTTCTTTTCCTAAAAATCGGTTTCCGAAGATTGATGTACCTATTCTTACTATGTTAGATCCTTCGGCAATAGCTAATTCTAGATCTTGTGACATTCCCATAGAAAGGAGTAGTTTATTTTGATTTTCTATTCCCTCGGCATAAATTTGATCTCTTGTTTCTCGGAGTAATCTAAGTGATGGTTGCATTTTCTCTTTTTGTACATCTAACAATCCAATTGTCATTAATCCTTTTATATTCAGAGTGTCATGTTTTTTTATTTCTTTGATAAATGCAACGACATCATTTGGAGCAAGTCCAAATTTACTTTCTTCAGACGAAGTGTTTACTTGTACATAGACATCTAGAATCTTTCCTTGTTTTTGTAGTTGTTTGTCTAACTCCTGAGCTAAGCTAAGTCTGTCTAAAGATTGAATGCATGTAGCATATTTTAAAACATCTTTTATTTTATTGGTTTGCAGATGTCCTATAAAATGGCGTTCGATGTTTAGTCCTTGTAGTACTAAATTTTTATCTCGCAATTCCTGCATTTTATTTTCACCAATCAAAAACTCACCTGCTTCAATAGCTATACGAATGTCATTGGCTGGGACAGTTTTAGTTGCTAATAATAATTGTATACTCGATCGGTTTCGGCCAGATAGTATACAAGCTTTTTCGATGCGATCATGGACTTTTTTTAGATTTGAAATTATGATTTCTTTCATTTTGCAAAGTTAAGTAGTATTGATTTTTAGGAGTTAGTCCAGTTTTATTTTAACTACGGGTCCAGTTTTTTGGTTTAATATTTTGATTATAAAAGTTGTAATAAAAAGCATTTATTTAATGCATAACTTTAAGGTTACTATTTTTTAGAAAATAAAACTTTAATAAAAGAACGTTCATTCATTTAATGTTTTGTATTTGCTAAAAAAAATCTAGTATGAGAGTAAGAGATGCAGATAAGGAGAAATTAGTTGTTGCTAATGCGATAGAATTAATTGTGCGAGATGGTTTTCAGGGTTTTAGTATGAATAAGTTAGCGAAAGCTTGTAACATTTCGGTAGCAACACTTTATATTTATTACAAGGACAAGGACGATTTAATAAAAAAAATAGGTACCGAAGTTACTCTTGAGTTCTTTTCATTTACAATAGAAAATTTTTCACCCGATATGAACTTTGAGGAAGGTTTATGGGTTCAATGGCAGAATCGCGCAGCATTTACATTTAAACACCCTAAAAAAGTTGCCTTTTTTGAAGTAATTAAGCAATCTCCGCACGCTGAAGATATATTGAATTCGACGACTAAATTTTCTGATTTTAGGATTATAATGAAGAAATTTATTAATAATGCATTGCAGAATAAGGAAATAATCGAGATGCAATTTGAAGTTTTCTGGAGTATTGCCTACGGCCCTTTATATACTTTACTTAATTTTCATAATGAAGGTAAAAGTTTAGGCGGTAGACCTTTTAAACTTACTCAAGAAATGATGAGAGAAGCTTTTCAGGCCTCGATACGAGGATTAAAACCATAAACAAATACTATGGAACCGGATTTAGATAACATTTATATTTTTAAAACAAATATTACACAGTTACATACTAATTGTGTTGTGAGTAAGACACTCAGCGATCATATTGCTATTTTGAAATGGAGCATTGACACAGAAGATGTAGATTGTGTTTTACGCATCGTTTCGGATTCCCTAACTACTGGAATAATTATAAATGTAATAAATGGTCTTGGGTATGAGTGCCAAGAATTAAATTAATAAAAATTCAATCTTTCAAATGGAAAAAACAAAAATAGAAATACCCCCATTTTCTTCTTATCAAAAATATATTATTGTCTTATTGGCGCTTTTACAGTTTACTGTAATTCTCGATTTTATGGTTATTTCTCCACTAGGGGATATACTAATGAAAAAACTTGATATGACTACCGCTAACTTTGGGTTGACTGTTTCAGCTTATGCATTTAGTGCTGGTATATCTGGATTACTTGCAGCCGGTTTCGCTGATAAATTTGACCGAAAAAAGTTGTTAGTTTTCTTTTATACAGGATTTATTATAGGAACTGTTTGTTGTGCTTTAGCAACCAATTACGCTTTGTTACTTGCAGCTAGAATTGTAACTGGACTTTTTGGTGGTGTTATCGGTTCTATATCATTGGCTATCGTAACCGATTTATTTGTGATTCATCAGCGTGGTCGTGTGATGGGGTTTATACAAATGGCGTTTGCTTCTAGTCAGATTTTAGGAATTCCTTTAGGGCTTTATTTTGCCAATCATTGGGGATGGCATTCGTCTTTTTTAATGATTGCTGGTTTAGGGATTCTTATACTTGTTACAATTGTAATCAAGATGAAACCAGTAGTAAAACACCTTGAATTTCAGTCTGATAAAAGTCCTTTATTACATTTATGGCATACTTTAAGTAATAAGGATTATCAAGTTGGTTTTCTGGCTATTGCATTTTTATCAATTGGCGGTTTTATGCTACAACCTTTCGGAAGTACTTTTTTGGTAAATAACATTAAAATTAGCCAATTAGATCTACCAATGATCTTTTTCTATACCGGAATTTCAGTACTTTTTATAATGCCTATTGTAGGGAAACTAAGTGACAAGGTTAACAAGTTTTGGTTGTTTACAGGTGGTTCTTTATTAGCAATTGTAATCATATTAATTTATACTAGTCTTGGTCCTGTTCCTTTATGGCAAATTGTGGGGCTTACTATGATTATGTTCATGGGGCTTATGAGTCGTATGGTTCCTGCAACAACACTTAATACTGGTATTCCTGAATTGAAAGATCGTGGTGCTTATATGTCTATAACTTCTTCGATGCAACAAATAGCTGGTGGTATTGGTGCCATATGTGCTGGATTGATTGTTCATCAAGAAACTAAAACGTCACCATTAGAAAATTATGATGTTCTAGGTTATGTCGTCTCTGTTGTTTCTATTTGTTCGATTTTCTTTATTTGGAGAGTGAATCAATTGGTTAAGTCGAAAGAGAAGAGTGGGAATATGGAATAGTGAGATGTTAGATGAAAGATGTGAGAGAAAAGAGAAAAGAGAAAAGAGGATAGAGAAAAGATGTGAGAGAAAAGATGTGAGATGTTAGAAGTAAGATGTTAGAGAAAAGATGAAAGATGTGAGATAAAAGAAGTCTGAATACTGAGACTATATACTGCAACTGAAAACTGCAACTGTCCTTCGGCTCCGCCCAGGATGACACTGCGACTGCGACTGAATACTGCGACTGTCCTTCGGCTACGCTCAGGATGACACTGCGACTGAACACTGAGACTAAGATACTACAACCTAAATTATAGATCAAAAAAACAAGCCACTTGTGAATCTTTACAAGTGGCTTTTTAGTTGTAATTAAATTTTTATTAGAGGTAATTTTAGTTCGTGATTTTTTCGACTAAAATGGTATTTTACCTCGAATAGAGTTTGAGATAAAGGTTTTGGAAATTATATTTATTCGACTTAATAAGCTGGATTTTTTTCGAAAAAATGGCGCATATTACTTTCAATGACAATTTTAGCAACAGTAAGCATGTTTGTAAATTCTATTAGTTGCGTTGTAATTTTTTGCTTTTCATATAGTAATGAGACAGTTTTCATTTTCATAGTTTCCATTTTGTCTAATAGTTTTCGGAAATCGGTGTCTTTATTTGTATAATATAATGTCATTAACGATTGTAATTCGGTCTTTAATTGAATAAAATAATCAGTATGTATATTAATTAAGGGTTCGTCAAAATCTTGCATTATTTTTTTTGATGAAAAAGATAGTCCATCGATAGTTTTCTCAATCTGATTTGAAGCCTGGTGCGCAAAAACTAAAGCTTCTAATAAGGAGTTTGAAGCCAACCTATTTTTACCATGTAATCCTGTTCGAGAACATTCTCCTATAGCGTATAAGTTTTTTACATTGGTTTCAGAGTTTTTGTTGACATTGACACCTCCACATTGATAATGAGCAACAGGAACAATAGGAATTAAATCTGTTTTTGGATTTAAACCAATTATTTTGCAATAATCTGTAATAGACGGAAAGTGGTTATAAAATTCTTCAAAATCCAAATGGCGACAATCTAAATAAACATGTTGTTTTCTTGAAGTTTCCATTTCTTCGCTTATGGCTTGCGAAACAATATCTCTGGTTGCTAATTCTCCGCGGGTATCGTACTTGAAGATAAAACGTTTTTCATCTTCATTAACGATATGAGCTCCAAACCCCCTAACAGCTTCTGATATTAAAAAGAAAGGATTTTTATCGCCCTCATACAGTGCTGTGGGATGAAATTGGATGTATTGTATGTCTTTTATTAAAGCTCCTGCTCTTGATGCTATAGCAATTCCATCGCCTGTAGCAATTTCTGGATTTGTAGTGTTTTTAAACAGCTGTCCGCATCCGCCCGTACTTAATACAATGGTTTTTGCTTGTATGTATTTTATTCGGTTATTGATTTTGTCACAATAAAAAGCTCCCGTACAGTAAGGATTTCCTTTGTTTTTTTTGGTATTTATATCAATAACCAAATGATTTTCTAATAGTGTTATATTAGATAGATGGCTTAATGTTTTTATAAGGTTTTTTTCGATTTCTGCTCCAGATATATCCTTGTGATGCAAAATTCGGTGTTGTGAATGACCGCCTTCTAAACCTAAATTCCAAATTCCTGATTTATCTTTATCAAAAGAAACGCCAATATCAATTAGCTCTTTTAATCGCTCAGGCGCTTGGTTAATTACCATACTAACGATTTCTTTATCACAGAGTCCGCCGCCAGATTGTATAGTATCTTGAATGTGTTTATCAAAACTATCCTCAATATGATCTGTAACAACAGCAATGCCACCTTGTGCCATTTGAGTATTAGAGTTTTGAGCTTTTTCTTTGGTCATTATTACAATAGACAAATCGGGACGTTTTCGCGCCGTTTTTATGGCAAAAAACAAACCTGCTATTCCTGAACCAATTATAAGTATATCAGCTTTCTTCATTTTGATTAATTTTTTAGGTTTATGGCAAATTGAGCATTCTGTTTATTGGCTTTATAGCTTCTATTCGTAATTCTTCATTGATGCTAATTTCGGGGCTTTCATTTTTTAGACATAAATAAAGTTTCTCTAATGTGTTGACTTTCATATAGGCACATTCGCTACAAGCGCAAGTATTATCTTCGTATGATGGGGCAGGAATAATTACTTTTTGTGGCGCATCTTTTGCAAGTTGGTGAAGAATTCCTGCTTCAGTCGCTACAATAAAAGTAGTAGCTGAGTCATTCTTGATGAAATTTAGCATTCCAGATGTTGACCCAATATAATGTGCCGTTTCCAGAATATGCCTCTCTGATTCTGGGTGTGCAACAATTTTTGCATCTGGGTTTGTATTGTATATTTCGACTAGTTTTTCTAATGAAAAGGCTTCATGAACGATACACGAACCATCCCAAAGTAATAAATCGCGTTTTGTTTCATTTTTCAGATACATTCCTAAGTTTTTATCAGGAGCAAAAATTATTTCTTGTTCTTTTGGAATTGCGTCTATAATTTTTTTTGCATTTGAAGAAGTACATACCCAATCACTCATGGCTTTTATTTCTGCCGAAGAATTTATATAAGTTACGACTACGTGCTCAGGAAATAATTCTTTTAGCTTCTTAAAATTCTGAGGAGAGCATCCATCTGCAAGTGAACATCCTGCACTTAAATCTGGCAAGAGGACTTTTTTATTTGGATTAAGAATTTTGGCTGTTTCTGCCATGAAATATACGCCTGCAAAAACTATTATAGTTGCATCTGTGGTTGCCGCTTTTTTTGATAATTCAAGACTATCACCTACAAAATCAGCAATATCCTGTATGTCTTTTTCTTGGTAGTAATGAGCGAGGATAATCGCATTTTTTTCTTGTTTTAATCGATTTATTTCAGAAACTAAGAATGATTTATCCATGTATTTATTTTTATATACAGTATTAGATTAGATAAGAAGAATATCTAAAACATATTTTATTATTTATTAAAAAAGGAACTTTGATATAAACAACTTCCAAACCGAAAACGCATTTTATAGAATTGTTTTGCTTTTGATGGGGGCTATTACATATTTTACAATTTCAAAATAGTGTATCCAGTCTAGAAGAAATTTATTCAATAATTTATACTACAATTGTTTTTTATAACATCTTAAATTATAATTATTTAAAATATAATTTTGGGATTTCACAGTGTAAAGATATTATTGAGGTTAGTTCTATTTTATGATTTAAATCATGAAACACCTTTTTTTTGATTTAATATTCAATTTCTCACGAAGTAGAAGTAACATAATAGAAGAAAGCCTGTAAATGCAAAATAAATTGTGCACTTACAGGCTTTGATTGATTTTATGAATAAGTTTATTCGAGGCTAATTAAGACTAGGTCCTTCGGGGATTTTAATAACTCGTTTGTGTCTTTTGGTTAATAATAAATATAGTATAGTAATACCAAGAACTATTAACAACGCTATTTCTAATTGAGCCAGCATATTGTATTGATTATATGCTTTATTGGCATTCTCCAATTGTAATTTGGCTTCATCAACTTGAATTTTAGAAAGCGATTCTAAAGTAACTAATGCTTGATCTGCCGCTCTTTCAACTTCTTGCCATTTTTTCTCTTGTACTAGATTGTTTATTTTGGCACAAATTGCAATAAAAACACTAAAATCTTCTTTTTCTTTGGGAGTTAAAACGGTATTATGATATAATAAATTTATTGCTTTAATGTTGTGGATAGATGTAATAATTGCATCGGCTTTTTCGATGTCATTATTGTCTTTGATAGCATTTGCTTTCACAAGGTTTAATTCATTAGCATAATGAAATATATAAGTAGAAACAACTAAACGATCTTTATAAATTGCATTAATGTTTTCATTAGTAGTTTCGGCGTTTCGTAATGTATTAAAGGTACTTAGTATTATAATTAGCATTACAATTGCCAGTACAAACGCGACTTTAGTCTTCTTACTACTATTTTTTAAACCCAT
The nucleotide sequence above comes from Flavobacterium branchiarum. Encoded proteins:
- the nadA gene encoding quinolinate synthase NadA, which produces MDKSFLVSEINRLKQEKNAIILAHYYQEKDIQDIADFVGDSLELSKKAATTDATIIVFAGVYFMAETAKILNPNKKVLLPDLSAGCSLADGCSPQNFKKLKELFPEHVVVTYINSSAEIKAMSDWVCTSSNAKKIIDAIPKEQEIIFAPDKNLGMYLKNETKRDLLLWDGSCIVHEAFSLEKLVEIYNTNPDAKIVAHPESERHILETAHYIGSTSGMLNFIKNDSATTFIVATEAGILHQLAKDAPQKVIIPAPSYEDNTCACSECAYMKVNTLEKLYLCLKNESPEISINEELRIEAIKPINRMLNLP
- a CDS encoding YggS family pyridoxal phosphate-dependent enzyme, which produces MKEIIISNLKKVHDRIEKACILSGRNRSSIQLLLATKTVPANDIRIAIEAGEFLIGENKMQELRDKNLVLQGLNIERHFIGHLQTNKIKDVLKYATCIQSLDRLSLAQELDKQLQKQGKILDVYVQVNTSSEESKFGLAPNDVVAFIKEIKKHDTLNIKGLMTIGLLDVQKEKMQPSLRLLRETRDQIYAEGIENQNKLLLSMGMSQDLELAIAEGSNIVRIGTSIFGNRFLGKEIWNENIAE
- a CDS encoding AAA family ATPase; translated protein: MNLYELTVNDTEKIALSDLLFSEENRAALSQTIKEHQYLDELKKYNLKVDNKIFLHGHSGCGKTTTAKAIATALNKNIIIINLSTLINARIGETSKNIKALFDKASREKAVLFLDEFDQIGKSRESDDKDVGEMRRLVNTIIQLIDYFPDDSLLICATNHYNIIDTALLRRFQIRLKFEMPDENQLDIYYDKLLATFPTHLQDMPRKYKISYAETKDYIHTTMKKQIIEELELQK
- a CDS encoding TetR/AcrR family transcriptional regulator, yielding MRVRDADKEKLVVANAIELIVRDGFQGFSMNKLAKACNISVATLYIYYKDKDDLIKKIGTEVTLEFFSFTIENFSPDMNFEEGLWVQWQNRAAFTFKHPKKVAFFEVIKQSPHAEDILNSTTKFSDFRIIMKKFINNALQNKEIIEMQFEVFWSIAYGPLYTLLNFHNEGKSLGGRPFKLTQEMMREAFQASIRGLKP
- a CDS encoding MFS transporter — encoded protein: MEKTKIEIPPFSSYQKYIIVLLALLQFTVILDFMVISPLGDILMKKLDMTTANFGLTVSAYAFSAGISGLLAAGFADKFDRKKLLVFFYTGFIIGTVCCALATNYALLLAARIVTGLFGGVIGSISLAIVTDLFVIHQRGRVMGFIQMAFASSQILGIPLGLYFANHWGWHSSFLMIAGLGILILVTIVIKMKPVVKHLEFQSDKSPLLHLWHTLSNKDYQVGFLAIAFLSIGGFMLQPFGSTFLVNNIKISQLDLPMIFFYTGISVLFIMPIVGKLSDKVNKFWLFTGGSLLAIVIILIYTSLGPVPLWQIVGLTMIMFMGLMSRMVPATTLNTGIPELKDRGAYMSITSSMQQIAGGIGAICAGLIVHQETKTSPLENYDVLGYVVSVVSICSIFFIWRVNQLVKSKEKSGNME
- the nadB gene encoding L-aspartate oxidase; this encodes MKKADILIIGSGIAGLFFAIKTARKRPDLSIVIMTKEKAQNSNTQMAQGGIAVVTDHIEDSFDKHIQDTIQSGGGLCDKEIVSMVINQAPERLKELIDIGVSFDKDKSGIWNLGLEGGHSQHRILHHKDISGAEIEKNLIKTLSHLSNITLLENHLVIDINTKKNKGNPYCTGAFYCDKINNRIKYIQAKTIVLSTGGCGQLFKNTTNPEIATGDGIAIASRAGALIKDIQYIQFHPTALYEGDKNPFFLISEAVRGFGAHIVNEDEKRFIFKYDTRGELATRDIVSQAISEEMETSRKQHVYLDCRHLDFEEFYNHFPSITDYCKIIGLNPKTDLIPIVPVAHYQCGGVNVNKNSETNVKNLYAIGECSRTGLHGKNRLASNSLLEALVFAHQASNQIEKTIDGLSFSSKKIMQDFDEPLINIHTDYFIQLKTELQSLMTLYYTNKDTDFRKLLDKMETMKMKTVSLLYEKQKITTQLIEFTNMLTVAKIVIESNMRHFFEKNPAY